The Pogona vitticeps strain Pit_001003342236 chromosome 6, PviZW2.1, whole genome shotgun sequence genome contains a region encoding:
- the ABI3 gene encoding ABI gene family member 3 isoform X1 — MGLFPQPQGCRLRGGVSCRNSRGHCCGWRTIINLRELAAWTRARGGNSPAPGVNTSIKEFPANPCLHGSIEESAEVQQRLLLRHPVCSEEGRKQESQSSDSMTELQQLIQNAIPCAREVLRDNYSNLLKVADYCESNYLQAEDKRKALEATMAFTAQSLASVAYQIRNLAGDILKTLDLQASEIRKVEASVCSIAQIVEMHKEKVSRREIGSLTICKTLPCYQKIIYPKDPEPLEPYYKKPLNFSSLDEIGHGIKDQSTQLARTGTLSRRSTKISTGQSSGSLGRSQPVQPPFIPDGKLFPASSLSSLSSATEEMENTSKSAPPEPPPPPPSVLSLLPLPPETDDFLPSPQSDTLPPPPVGLDDILAFSEPDLDFPASPPPPPPLDITHCEPFGPPLLPPPPPPEKLPWAPETYLEKVVTLYPYTQQKENELSFEEGAVIYVTRKYSDGWCEGVTSDAAGLFPANYVEPLH; from the exons ATGGGATTGTTCCCACAACCCCAGGGATGCCGATTGAGGGGTGGAGTGTCATGTAGGAATTCTCGTGGACATTGTTGTGGGTGGAGGACAATAATAAATCTCAGGGAGTTGGCTGCCTGGACAAGGGCAAGGGGTGGGAACAGCCCTGCCCCAGGAGTCAACACAAGTATAAAAGAGTTCCCAGCCAACCCATGCTTGCACGGGAGCATTGAAGAGAGCGCTGAGGTTCAACAGCGTCTGCTGCTGAGGCACCCCGTGTgttctgaggaaggaaggaagcaggagaGCCAGAGCAGCGACAGCATGACTGAGTTGCAACAGCTGATACAGAATGCCATCCCTTGCGCAAGAGAGGTCCTGCGGGACAACTACAGCAACTTGCTCAAAGTGGCTGATTACTGTGAGAGCAACTATCTGCAG GCAGAAGACAAGCGGAAAGCCCTGGAGGCAACTATGGCTTTCACTGCTCAGTCATTAGCCAGCGTGGCCTATCAGATCAGAAACCTGGCTGGCGACATCCTCAAAACACTGGACCTCCAGGCCTCTGAAATCCGAAAGGTGGAAGCCAGCGTCTGCTCCATTGCACAG ATTGTGGAGATGCATAAGGAGAAAGTGTCCCGCCGAGAGATAGGGTCTCTTACTATTTGCAAGACGCTCCCATGCTACCAGAAAATCATCTACCCGAAAGACCCTGAGCCCTTGGAGCCATATTACAAGAAGCCACTGAACTTCAGCAGTTTGGATGAAATTGGCCATGGAATAAAG GATCAAAGCACACAGCTGGCCAGAACAGGGACCCTTTCCCGGCGTAGCACCAAGATTTCAACCGGGCAGTCTTCAGGGAGCCTTGG GAGAAGTCAGCCAGTACAGCCACCATTCATCCCAGATGGTAAACTCTTCCCAGCATCATCTTTATCATCCCTGAG CAGTGccacagaagaaatggaaaataccagTAAGAGTGCACCTCCTgagccacctccacccccaccctcggTGCTGTCACTTCTCCCTCTGCCACCAGAAACAGacgatttccttccttcccctcaatCTGATACACTGCCACCTCCACCTGTGGGCCTGGATGATATACTTGCTTTCTCTGAACCAG atcttgattttccagcatcaccgccgccgccgccgccactggaCATCACTCATTGCGAGCCATTTGGGCCTCCGCTCTTGCCTCCTCCGCCACCTCCAGAGAAACTACCCTGGGCCCCAGAAACCTATTTGGAAAAAG TCGTGACCCTCTATCCTTACACTCAACAGAAGGAGAATGAACTCTCATTTGAAGAGGGGGCTGTTATTTACGTGACACGGAAATATTCTGACGGCTGGTGTGAGGGGGTGACGAGCGATGCTGCAGGATTGTTCCCGGCGAACTACGTGGAGCCTTTGCACTGA
- the ABI3 gene encoding ABI gene family member 3 isoform X2, translating to MGLFPQPQGCRLRGGVSCRNSRGHCCGWRTIINLRELAAWTRARGGNSPAPGVNTSIKEFPANPCLHGSIEESAEVQQRLLLRHPVCSEEGRKQESQSSDSMTELQQLIQNAIPCAREVLRDNYSNLLKVADYCESNYLQAEDKRKALEATMAFTAQSLASVAYQIRNLAGDILKTLDLQASEIRKVEASVCSIAQIVEMHKEKVSRREIGSLTICKTLPCYQKIIYPKDPEPLEPYYKKPLNFSSLDEIGHGIKDQSTQLARTGTLSRRSTKISTGQSSGSLGRSQPVQPPFIPDGKLFPASSLSSLSSATEEMENTSKSAPPEPPPPPPSVLSLLPLPPETDDFLPSPQSDTLPPPPVGLDDILAFSEPDLDFPASPPPPPPLDITHCEPFGPPLLPPPPPPEKLPWAPETYLEKEGE from the exons ATGGGATTGTTCCCACAACCCCAGGGATGCCGATTGAGGGGTGGAGTGTCATGTAGGAATTCTCGTGGACATTGTTGTGGGTGGAGGACAATAATAAATCTCAGGGAGTTGGCTGCCTGGACAAGGGCAAGGGGTGGGAACAGCCCTGCCCCAGGAGTCAACACAAGTATAAAAGAGTTCCCAGCCAACCCATGCTTGCACGGGAGCATTGAAGAGAGCGCTGAGGTTCAACAGCGTCTGCTGCTGAGGCACCCCGTGTgttctgaggaaggaaggaagcaggagaGCCAGAGCAGCGACAGCATGACTGAGTTGCAACAGCTGATACAGAATGCCATCCCTTGCGCAAGAGAGGTCCTGCGGGACAACTACAGCAACTTGCTCAAAGTGGCTGATTACTGTGAGAGCAACTATCTGCAG GCAGAAGACAAGCGGAAAGCCCTGGAGGCAACTATGGCTTTCACTGCTCAGTCATTAGCCAGCGTGGCCTATCAGATCAGAAACCTGGCTGGCGACATCCTCAAAACACTGGACCTCCAGGCCTCTGAAATCCGAAAGGTGGAAGCCAGCGTCTGCTCCATTGCACAG ATTGTGGAGATGCATAAGGAGAAAGTGTCCCGCCGAGAGATAGGGTCTCTTACTATTTGCAAGACGCTCCCATGCTACCAGAAAATCATCTACCCGAAAGACCCTGAGCCCTTGGAGCCATATTACAAGAAGCCACTGAACTTCAGCAGTTTGGATGAAATTGGCCATGGAATAAAG GATCAAAGCACACAGCTGGCCAGAACAGGGACCCTTTCCCGGCGTAGCACCAAGATTTCAACCGGGCAGTCTTCAGGGAGCCTTGG GAGAAGTCAGCCAGTACAGCCACCATTCATCCCAGATGGTAAACTCTTCCCAGCATCATCTTTATCATCCCTGAG CAGTGccacagaagaaatggaaaataccagTAAGAGTGCACCTCCTgagccacctccacccccaccctcggTGCTGTCACTTCTCCCTCTGCCACCAGAAACAGacgatttccttccttcccctcaatCTGATACACTGCCACCTCCACCTGTGGGCCTGGATGATATACTTGCTTTCTCTGAACCAG atcttgattttccagcatcaccgccgccgccgccgccactggaCATCACTCATTGCGAGCCATTTGGGCCTCCGCTCTTGCCTCCTCCGCCACCTCCAGAGAAACTACCCTGGGCCCCAGAAACCTATTTGGAAAAAG AAGGAGAATGA